The following coding sequences are from one Virgibacillus necropolis window:
- a CDS encoding DUF1934 domain-containing protein, translating into MEAQHRSVSGSLHMDITDGSETEKVTTHFTGDFYRRNNVDVITFQEKNDQLSIKNLITIQDDKVSIKRTGDIKMYQQFRVNQPTENVYKHSHVTIHMETYTHKLGYQPLNSSGTGRLSIAFTVKLNGQEERNHQLTLLMKEDSK; encoded by the coding sequence ATGGAAGCACAACATCGATCTGTATCAGGTTCCCTTCATATGGATATTACTGATGGAAGCGAAACCGAAAAAGTGACAACCCATTTCACGGGCGACTTTTATCGCCGTAATAACGTGGATGTCATTACGTTTCAGGAAAAAAATGACCAACTTTCGATAAAAAACTTAATCACGATACAAGATGATAAAGTAAGTATCAAACGAACAGGCGATATCAAAATGTACCAACAATTTCGTGTGAATCAACCGACAGAAAATGTTTATAAGCATTCACACGTAACTATACATATGGAAACGTACACACACAAACTTGGATACCAGCCACTAAATAGCAGTGGTACAGGGAGACTATCCATCGCATTTACCGTGAAATTAAACGGGCAAGAAGAACGTAACCATCAATTGACCCTACTAATGAAGGAGGATTCCAAGTGA
- the argS gene encoding arginine--tRNA ligase, whose amino-acid sequence MNILAQTEETLKEEIVAAVLAANLANESELPPIILEKPKDKAHGDFASNIAMKLARIAKKAPRKIAEEIVASLDNTKAQVEKVEIAGPGFINFFMKSNYLGELVSTILEAGDDYGKTKTGQGAKVQVEFVSVNPTGDLHLGHARGAAFGDVLCNVFDASGFHVEREYYINDAGNQIDKLALSIEARYLQALGKDVDMIEDGYHGADIIEAGKKLAKETGEKWANTKREERLQYFKKYGLSYEIGKIEEDLADFRVVFDNWFSETSLYTEDKVTKALDILREKNYMYDKDGATWFRSTDFGDDKDRVLIKQDGSYTYLTPDIAYHKDKFNRGYDKVINVWGADHHGYIPRMTAAIQALGYDKENFEVKTIQMVSLFENGEKVKMSKRTGKAVALRELMEEVGIDAVRYFFVTRSNDSQLDFDMDLARSESNENPVYYVQYAHARICTMLKQAEEKGFTIGKDFDASLLTAEKETDLLKKLGEFPQTVSDAAIKRTPHKVTQYVFDLASLLHSFYNAEKVFSDDQELTKARLALMKAVKTTIANALKLIGVTAPEKM is encoded by the coding sequence GTGAATATACTTGCACAAACAGAAGAAACGTTAAAAGAAGAAATAGTAGCAGCTGTCTTAGCAGCGAATCTTGCCAATGAAAGTGAATTACCACCCATTATTTTAGAAAAACCAAAAGATAAAGCACATGGAGACTTTGCCTCTAATATTGCGATGAAGCTAGCACGAATTGCAAAAAAAGCGCCACGCAAAATCGCCGAGGAAATTGTCGCTTCACTAGACAACACGAAAGCTCAGGTTGAAAAGGTAGAAATAGCTGGACCAGGGTTTATCAACTTTTTCATGAAAAGTAATTACCTTGGAGAACTAGTTTCAACAATCCTTGAAGCTGGTGATGACTACGGTAAAACAAAGACAGGCCAAGGCGCGAAGGTACAGGTTGAGTTTGTTTCGGTTAACCCAACTGGTGACCTGCATCTTGGACATGCTCGTGGTGCTGCATTTGGTGACGTGCTATGCAATGTTTTTGATGCATCTGGCTTCCATGTAGAACGTGAATATTACATTAATGATGCTGGTAATCAAATTGATAAACTGGCATTATCCATCGAAGCGCGTTATTTACAAGCGCTTGGTAAAGACGTTGATATGATAGAAGATGGCTATCATGGAGCAGATATTATCGAGGCAGGTAAAAAGTTGGCGAAAGAGACTGGAGAAAAGTGGGCTAATACCAAACGAGAGGAACGTCTTCAGTATTTTAAAAAATATGGACTAAGCTATGAGATTGGCAAAATTGAAGAGGACCTCGCAGATTTTCGTGTAGTTTTTGATAACTGGTTCTCTGAAACGTCTTTATATACAGAAGATAAAGTGACAAAAGCACTCGATATCTTAAGGGAAAAGAATTACATGTACGATAAAGATGGTGCGACATGGTTCCGTTCAACAGATTTTGGCGACGACAAGGACCGGGTGTTGATTAAACAGGATGGAAGTTATACCTATTTAACACCGGATATTGCGTATCATAAGGATAAATTTAATCGTGGCTATGACAAAGTAATTAATGTGTGGGGGGCTGACCATCACGGTTATATCCCAAGAATGACTGCAGCAATTCAAGCACTTGGATACGATAAGGAAAACTTTGAAGTGAAAACAATCCAAATGGTGAGCCTGTTTGAAAACGGGGAAAAGGTAAAAATGAGTAAGCGGACTGGGAAAGCCGTTGCGTTGCGCGAGTTAATGGAAGAAGTAGGAATTGATGCGGTACGCTATTTCTTTGTTACTCGTTCAAACGATTCACAGCTTGATTTTGATATGGACCTTGCTCGCTCAGAATCAAATGAAAACCCAGTTTATTATGTTCAATATGCGCATGCAAGAATTTGTACCATGCTTAAGCAAGCAGAGGAAAAGGGTTTTACAATTGGAAAAGATTTCGACGCCTCCTTGTTAACGGCTGAAAAAGAAACAGACTTGCTGAAAAAATTGGGCGAATTCCCGCAAACAGTATCAGATGCGGCAATCAAACGCACACCACACAAGGTAACGCAGTATGTTTTTGATTTAGCATCCCTTTTACACAGTTTTTATAATGCTGAAAAAGTATTCAGTGATGATCAAGAGTTAACGAAAGCAAGATTAGCTCTAATGAAGGCAGTTAAAACAACAATTGCCAATGCACTTAAATTAATAGGAGTTACAGCACCAGAAAAGATGTAA
- a CDS encoding DinB family protein, protein MPNLFNLTRNSFSTFVKDLDEKTADIQPEQFNNNIHWHVGHVLVTAEALLFGHASQSANFLEEFNELFKSGTKPANWTGEVPTISVLVNHLEEQQTRINELSDEFFKQDLPYTLPFGNFKTYGDIVDMLIMHENEHLGKMKAMKQVVEAA, encoded by the coding sequence ATGCCAAATCTTTTTAATCTAACAAGGAATTCATTTTCTACCTTTGTAAAAGATCTTGATGAAAAAACAGCCGATATCCAGCCTGAACAATTTAATAATAACATACACTGGCATGTCGGACATGTTCTCGTAACTGCTGAAGCGTTACTATTCGGACACGCTTCACAATCCGCGAATTTTCTTGAAGAGTTTAATGAGTTATTTAAATCTGGAACAAAGCCAGCTAACTGGACCGGAGAAGTTCCGACTATTTCTGTGCTTGTTAACCATTTAGAAGAACAACAAACTCGTATCAATGAGCTTTCAGATGAATTTTTTAAACAAGATTTACCTTATACATTGCCATTTGGAAATTTCAAAACTTACGGCGATATAGTTGACATGTTAATCATGCATGAAAATGAGCACCTTGGAAAAATGAAGGCTATGAAACAAGTAGTAGAAGCAGCCTAA
- a CDS encoding heterodisulfide reductase-related iron-sulfur binding cluster, which yields MDTFLLLNMVAFIAIVIYGLYLFVKVIATRVAYIKLGKKSEFDGDFKERFRRIGKIVFGQSKLLKDKKSGTIHVMMFYGFLLVQFGALDMFVKGLAPGNHLPFGPLYPAFTFFQELVTLTILVAVIWAFYRRYIEKIVRLKRGFKAGLVLIFIGTLMVSVLLGNGFAMIWHGHAATWTEPIASLVALAFGWISPAAAMVLFYVAWWVHAVTILTFLVYVPQSKHAHLLAAPINVFLSKRVPGKLKKLDFDIDEDAEESEEEISFGVGKVEDFEQHQMIDFYACVECGRCTDVCPASGSGKMLSPMDIMVKVRDHLTAKGAAITGKSPWVPSYAFAGTSGNQLASMTQSGDEQKAENNMADISLIGDVITEEELAGCTTCRNCEEACPVMNEHVGTIIDMRRYLVMTEGKMDPEAQRAVTNIERQGNPWGLSKKDRIKWRETDESVHIPTVKELKKEEKDFEYLFWVSSMGAYDSRSQKIAIAFAKLMNQAGISFAILGNKEANSGDTARRIGNEFLFQEIAEKNIKEFEKNGVTKIVTIDPHAYNIFKNEYPDFGYEAEVYHHTQMIYDLVMNGKLKPRGEINERLTYHDSCYLGRYNGVYDPPREILNSIPGLELVEMDRSRENGMCCGAGGGLMWQEETTGNRINVARTEQAMAVEPTMISTACPYCMTMISDGTKAKDVDEDISTLDVAEILALSVFVEEKAKTA from the coding sequence GTGGATACATTTTTACTTCTTAATATGGTAGCCTTCATAGCTATCGTCATCTATGGCTTGTATTTATTCGTTAAAGTTATAGCAACTCGTGTAGCTTACATTAAACTTGGTAAGAAATCAGAGTTTGATGGTGACTTTAAAGAACGCTTTCGTCGAATTGGTAAAATTGTTTTCGGCCAATCAAAGCTGTTAAAGGATAAAAAGTCTGGAACCATTCACGTAATGATGTTCTATGGTTTCCTACTCGTTCAATTTGGCGCGCTTGACATGTTTGTCAAGGGGCTTGCGCCAGGAAATCATCTGCCATTTGGGCCTTTATATCCTGCTTTTACATTTTTTCAGGAATTGGTAACCCTAACGATATTAGTAGCTGTTATTTGGGCATTTTATCGTAGGTATATTGAGAAAATAGTTCGCTTGAAGCGTGGCTTTAAAGCAGGACTCGTATTAATTTTTATTGGAACATTAATGGTATCCGTTTTATTAGGAAACGGGTTTGCAATGATATGGCATGGTCATGCGGCCACATGGACAGAACCGATTGCTAGTTTAGTAGCGCTCGCATTTGGGTGGATAAGCCCGGCAGCCGCTATGGTTTTATTTTATGTTGCCTGGTGGGTGCACGCCGTGACTATTTTGACATTCTTAGTTTATGTTCCACAATCAAAACACGCACACTTGCTTGCAGCACCAATAAACGTATTTTTAAGCAAACGTGTACCCGGTAAACTGAAAAAGCTAGATTTTGACATTGATGAAGATGCTGAAGAAAGTGAAGAAGAAATTTCATTTGGAGTAGGAAAAGTAGAAGACTTTGAGCAACATCAAATGATAGATTTCTATGCTTGTGTAGAGTGTGGGCGTTGTACAGATGTTTGTCCTGCATCAGGATCAGGTAAAATGCTGTCACCGATGGATATCATGGTAAAAGTCCGCGACCACCTGACCGCAAAAGGTGCAGCTATTACTGGGAAATCACCATGGGTTCCTTCTTATGCATTTGCAGGGACATCTGGTAACCAATTAGCAAGCATGACACAAAGTGGTGACGAACAAAAAGCAGAAAATAATATGGCAGACATTAGCCTAATTGGTGATGTTATTACAGAGGAAGAACTTGCCGGTTGTACAACATGTCGCAACTGTGAAGAAGCTTGTCCTGTTATGAATGAACATGTCGGTACGATTATTGATATGCGTCGTTATCTTGTTATGACAGAAGGTAAAATGGATCCAGAAGCACAGCGCGCTGTGACGAATATTGAACGTCAAGGAAACCCTTGGGGATTGTCGAAAAAAGACCGTATTAAGTGGCGTGAAACGGATGAATCGGTCCATATTCCAACTGTTAAAGAATTGAAAAAGGAAGAAAAGGATTTTGAATACTTATTCTGGGTTAGTTCAATGGGTGCTTATGATAGTCGTAGTCAAAAAATTGCGATTGCATTTGCGAAACTAATGAATCAAGCGGGAATCAGCTTTGCAATTTTGGGTAACAAGGAAGCAAATTCTGGCGATACGGCTCGCCGTATTGGGAACGAGTTTTTATTCCAGGAAATCGCTGAGAAAAACATTAAAGAATTTGAGAAAAATGGTGTGACCAAAATCGTTACAATCGACCCTCATGCATACAATATATTTAAAAATGAGTATCCTGACTTCGGATACGAAGCAGAGGTTTACCATCATACACAAATGATTTATGATCTCGTAATGAATGGAAAGTTAAAACCGCGTGGTGAAATTAATGAACGATTGACCTATCATGATTCTTGTTATTTAGGAAGATATAATGGTGTTTATGATCCACCCCGTGAAATACTCAACTCGATTCCAGGTCTTGAATTAGTAGAGATGGATCGTAGCCGCGAAAATGGAATGTGCTGTGGAGCTGGTGGTGGCTTAATGTGGCAAGAAGAGACAACTGGTAACCGCATTAATGTTGCAAGGACAGAGCAAGCAATGGCTGTTGAACCAACTATGATTTCAACCGCATGTCCATATTGTATGACCATGATAAGCGATGGTACAAAAGCAAAAGATGTAGATGAGGATATTAGTACACTGGACGTTGCTGAAATTCTAGCATTATCAGTATTTGTTGAAGAAAAAGCTAAAACAGCTTAA
- a CDS encoding acetyl-CoA C-acetyltransferase: MAKTVIVSGARTPFGKFGGALKPFTASQLGGKAIREALDRAGLDESEIDEVIMGTVLQGGQGQIPSRQAAREAGIPWNVKTETINKVCASGMRSVTLADQLIRLGDEDVIVAGGMESMSNAPYFLPDARWGNRMGDKSVKDMMIHDGLTCSFEGVHMGNYGNGTADKHELSREQQDEWSYRSHQRAIKAIDDGKFAEEIVSLEVPQRKGDPIVVDTDEAPRKNTTLERLAKLRPAFGSDGTVTAGNAPGVNDGAAAFVVMSDEKAEKLGKTPMATVLGHAEVAVEAHNFPETPGLVINKLLEKTGHSTDDIDLYEINEAFAVVSLASGKIAGIDPEKVNVNGGAVALGHPIGASGARIILTLIHELKRRGGGLGVAAICSGGGQGDAILVEVPKS, from the coding sequence ATGGCAAAAACTGTAATCGTATCTGGAGCACGTACACCGTTTGGGAAATTTGGAGGAGCTTTAAAACCCTTTACCGCTTCACAATTAGGTGGAAAAGCAATCCGTGAAGCACTTGATCGAGCGGGCTTAGATGAATCAGAAATTGATGAAGTAATCATGGGAACTGTCCTGCAGGGTGGCCAAGGCCAAATTCCATCACGACAAGCGGCAAGAGAAGCTGGAATTCCTTGGAACGTAAAAACAGAAACAATTAATAAAGTATGTGCATCAGGGATGCGTAGTGTAACACTTGCAGATCAATTAATTCGTCTCGGAGATGAGGACGTCATTGTAGCTGGTGGAATGGAAAGCATGAGCAATGCACCATATTTCTTACCTGATGCTCGCTGGGGTAACCGGATGGGTGACAAATCTGTCAAAGACATGATGATCCATGATGGACTTACCTGTTCATTTGAAGGTGTTCACATGGGTAACTATGGTAATGGGACGGCGGATAAGCATGAATTATCAAGAGAACAACAAGACGAATGGTCCTATCGTTCCCATCAACGTGCTATCAAGGCAATTGACGATGGTAAGTTTGCCGAGGAAATTGTATCTCTTGAAGTTCCACAACGTAAAGGTGATCCAATCGTTGTAGATACAGATGAAGCGCCACGGAAGAATACAACATTAGAGCGTTTGGCGAAATTACGCCCAGCATTTGGTTCAGATGGTACGGTTACCGCAGGAAATGCTCCAGGAGTTAATGATGGTGCGGCTGCATTTGTCGTCATGTCAGATGAAAAGGCAGAAAAACTTGGCAAAACACCAATGGCAACGGTTCTAGGGCATGCAGAGGTTGCGGTTGAAGCACATAATTTCCCTGAGACTCCTGGACTCGTTATCAATAAATTGCTAGAAAAAACTGGTCACTCAACAGATGACATTGATTTATATGAAATCAACGAAGCATTTGCTGTTGTATCACTTGCCAGCGGAAAAATCGCCGGAATTGATCCAGAAAAAGTGAATGTAAACGGTGGAGCAGTAGCGCTAGGACATCCAATCGGAGCAAGTGGTGCGCGCATCATTTTAACATTAATCCATGAATTGAAACGACGTGGCGGAGGACTTGGTGTAGCTGCAATTTGTAGTGGCGGCGGTCAAGGTGACGCTATTTTAGTTGAAGTTCCAAAAAGTTGA
- a CDS encoding 3-hydroxybutyryl-CoA dehydrogenase, translated as MEIKKVMVIGAGQMGGGIAQVCAQAGFEVLLNDMNVEALDKGLKRIEKLLARAVEKERISESDKADTLGRLVASSELKDAQNCDLVIEAVVENMAVKEKVFGELDTIVPKHAILASNTSSLPITEIAATTKRPDQVIGMHFMNPVPVMKLVEIIRGLQTSDETYKAIEDMTKKLSKVPVEVEDFPGFVANRILMPMINEAIYTVYEGVSSVEDVDTVMKLGMNHPMGPLTLADFIGLDTCLSIMEVLYEGFGDSKYRPCPLLRKYVKAGWLGKKSGRGFYQY; from the coding sequence ATGGAAATAAAAAAAGTTATGGTCATCGGTGCAGGTCAAATGGGTGGCGGAATTGCGCAAGTTTGTGCCCAAGCTGGATTTGAAGTTTTATTAAATGATATGAACGTAGAAGCATTAGACAAAGGCTTGAAGCGTATCGAAAAACTATTAGCACGTGCAGTTGAAAAGGAACGAATTAGTGAATCGGATAAAGCAGATACATTAGGCCGTTTGGTCGCCTCATCTGAGCTGAAAGATGCACAGAATTGTGATCTTGTGATTGAAGCGGTTGTTGAAAATATGGCTGTAAAAGAAAAAGTCTTTGGCGAACTTGATACTATCGTGCCAAAGCATGCTATTTTAGCGTCAAACACATCATCACTTCCAATTACAGAAATTGCTGCTACAACAAAACGACCAGACCAGGTTATTGGTATGCATTTTATGAATCCAGTTCCGGTCATGAAGCTTGTCGAAATCATACGTGGCTTGCAGACGAGTGATGAAACGTATAAAGCAATAGAGGATATGACAAAAAAACTTAGCAAAGTACCAGTTGAAGTTGAAGACTTCCCTGGCTTTGTTGCCAACCGAATTTTAATGCCAATGATTAATGAAGCAATCTACACTGTTTACGAAGGTGTGTCTTCTGTAGAAGATGTCGACACCGTGATGAAGCTTGGTATGAATCACCCAATGGGACCATTGACGCTAGCTGATTTCATTGGTCTAGACACTTGCCTATCTATAATGGAAGTACTTTACGAAGGGTTTGGCGACAGCAAGTACCGCCCATGTCCATTATTACGTAAATATGTGAAGGCTGGCTGGCTCGGTAAAAAAAGCGGACGCGGCTTCTATCAGTATTAA
- a CDS encoding acyl-CoA dehydrogenase: MNIHFTEEQEMMRKMVRDFAQKEVAKEVERMEEEDRHPEELIQKMAELGLMGIPISEEYGGSGMDFTSYIIAIHELSKVSAALGVILSVHTSVGTNPILYFGTQEQKKKYLPKLASGEYLGAFALTESSAGSDAGSLKTRAKKDGDNYILNGSKTFITNGGVADTYITFARTSGEKGAKGVSAFILEKDTPGLSIGKTEKKMGLHGTKTVELNFDQCVVPEEQLLGNEGEGFNIAMANLNFGRIGIAAQALGIGEAALEHAVTYAKEREQFGKPIAHNQGISFKLADMATDVEASKLLVYQAAAMVQAGMACNKEASMAKLYASKTARNVSIEAVQVYGGYGYTEDYPVERFFRDAKITEIYEGTSEIQHIVIAKNLLKA; this comes from the coding sequence ATGAATATACATTTTACTGAAGAACAAGAAATGATGCGGAAAATGGTTCGCGACTTTGCACAAAAGGAAGTGGCAAAAGAAGTAGAACGAATGGAAGAAGAAGACCGCCATCCAGAGGAACTAATCCAAAAAATGGCTGAGCTTGGCTTAATGGGAATCCCTATTTCTGAAGAATATGGTGGAAGTGGCATGGATTTTACTTCTTACATTATTGCTATTCATGAACTTTCCAAAGTAAGCGCGGCACTCGGTGTTATTTTATCTGTTCACACATCAGTTGGTACAAATCCTATTCTTTATTTTGGAACACAAGAACAAAAGAAAAAGTATTTGCCCAAACTTGCTTCTGGTGAGTATTTAGGTGCGTTTGCATTAACTGAATCAAGTGCAGGGTCTGATGCAGGAAGTCTGAAAACTAGGGCTAAAAAAGATGGAGATAATTACATTCTAAATGGATCCAAAACATTTATTACAAATGGTGGTGTGGCAGATACATACATTACCTTTGCCCGAACCAGTGGTGAAAAAGGTGCAAAAGGTGTAAGTGCATTTATTTTGGAAAAAGATACACCCGGCCTTTCGATTGGGAAGACGGAAAAGAAAATGGGCCTGCATGGCACAAAAACGGTTGAATTAAATTTTGACCAATGTGTTGTACCAGAAGAACAGCTTCTTGGAAATGAAGGAGAAGGCTTTAACATTGCAATGGCGAATTTAAACTTCGGGCGAATCGGAATTGCCGCGCAAGCGTTAGGGATCGGTGAGGCTGCACTTGAACATGCAGTAACTTATGCGAAAGAGCGGGAACAATTTGGTAAACCTATCGCACATAACCAAGGAATTTCCTTTAAATTAGCTGATATGGCAACAGACGTGGAAGCATCGAAGCTATTAGTCTATCAAGCTGCGGCAATGGTTCAAGCAGGCATGGCTTGTAATAAGGAAGCATCGATGGCAAAGCTTTATGCATCAAAAACCGCTCGGAATGTTTCAATCGAAGCTGTTCAAGTTTATGGTGGCTATGGTTATACAGAAGACTATCCGGTTGAACGATTTTTTCGTGACGCAAAAATAACTGAGATATACGAAGGTACAAGCGAAATCCAACATATCGTAATAGCAAAAAATCTATTAAAAGCATAG
- a CDS encoding acyl-CoA dehydrogenase has translation MNFQLTDEQEMLRKMVRDFTTKEVEPTAAERDEEERFDREIFNKMAELGLTGIPWPEEYGGIGSDYVSYVIAVEELSRLCASTGVTLSAHISLCSWPIFTYGNEEQKKNFLTRLATGEALGAYALSEPGAGSDVASMRTSAKKDGDDYIVNGSKVWITNGGVADLYLVFAKTDVAANHKGISAFVVEKGTDGFTFGKKEKKLGIRSSPTTELIFENCRIPKENMLGAEGDGFKIAMSTLDGGRNGIAAQALGIAQGALDAAVDYAKERKQFGKPIAQNQGISFKLADMATDIEAARLLTYQAAWLESNGLSYGKQSAMSKLFAGDAAMRITVEAVQVFGGYGYTKDYPVERYMRDAKITQIYEGTNEIQRLVIGRMLTKS, from the coding sequence ATGAACTTTCAACTAACCGATGAACAGGAAATGCTGCGCAAAATGGTCCGTGATTTTACAACAAAGGAAGTGGAACCTACTGCTGCAGAACGTGACGAAGAAGAACGTTTCGACCGTGAAATTTTTAACAAAATGGCTGAATTGGGGTTAACTGGTATTCCGTGGCCAGAAGAATATGGTGGAATCGGCTCTGATTATGTAAGCTATGTAATCGCAGTTGAAGAACTTTCACGCCTATGTGCATCAACAGGTGTAACACTTTCTGCACATATTTCACTTTGTAGCTGGCCAATTTTTACGTATGGAAATGAAGAACAGAAAAAAAACTTCCTAACACGCTTAGCAACGGGCGAGGCACTAGGGGCATATGCTCTGTCTGAACCGGGAGCTGGAAGTGATGTAGCATCCATGCGAACTTCTGCTAAAAAAGACGGAGATGATTATATAGTAAATGGCAGCAAAGTATGGATTACTAACGGTGGGGTAGCAGACCTTTATTTAGTCTTTGCTAAAACAGATGTGGCTGCGAATCATAAAGGTATCAGTGCATTCGTTGTTGAAAAAGGAACAGATGGATTTACTTTTGGTAAAAAAGAAAAGAAGTTGGGAATTCGTTCATCTCCTACAACTGAATTAATTTTTGAAAACTGCCGTATTCCGAAAGAAAATATGCTTGGGGCTGAAGGAGATGGTTTTAAAATTGCTATGTCAACACTTGACGGTGGGCGTAATGGTATTGCGGCTCAGGCGTTAGGTATCGCTCAAGGAGCACTGGACGCAGCGGTTGATTATGCAAAAGAACGTAAGCAATTCGGTAAGCCAATTGCTCAAAATCAAGGAATTTCGTTCAAACTAGCAGACATGGCAACGGATATTGAAGCCGCCCGTCTATTAACCTATCAAGCTGCATGGCTCGAATCAAATGGATTATCATATGGTAAACAATCAGCAATGTCTAAACTATTTGCTGGAGATGCTGCCATGAGAATTACGGTTGAAGCGGTTCAAGTATTTGGTGGATATGGTTATACGAAAGACTATCCAGTAGAACGCTACATGCGTGATGCGAAAATTACCCAAATTTATGAAGGCACTAATGAAATCCAACGGCTAGTAATCGGTAGAATGCTAACAAAGTCGTAG
- the meaB gene encoding methylmalonyl Co-A mutase-associated GTPase MeaB: MHTLVERMKNNDIRALARAITMVENDHPDKLSLMRDVFSVEKNARHIGITGPPGAGKSTLVNQLITTIRAEGKTVAIIAVDPTSPFSGGALLGDRVRMNQHFTDDGVYIRSMATRGSLGGLSRATKDALRICDAYGFDVVIVETVGVGQSELDIMKVVDTTALVLTPNSGDVLQIFKAGIMEIADLFVINKGDLPGYGKLKTLLKELVMMTATHNHEKSIVKTVSTENKGIDKLWKKINEHHDFLYSTNEGERRRTDQQRLEVYELVREEIWRDVKDFIDTNADFSPIDATSDPYQQAIDWYQKWKKGGVH; this comes from the coding sequence ATGCACACTCTAGTAGAGCGGATGAAAAATAACGATATACGAGCATTGGCCAGGGCAATTACCATGGTTGAAAATGACCATCCTGATAAACTATCGCTCATGCGTGATGTTTTTTCCGTGGAAAAGAACGCTCGGCATATCGGTATAACCGGTCCCCCAGGTGCAGGCAAAAGTACACTTGTGAACCAATTAATTACAACTATTCGTGCGGAGGGAAAAACAGTTGCAATAATTGCCGTTGATCCTACTAGTCCGTTCTCTGGGGGCGCTTTACTAGGTGATCGTGTTCGAATGAATCAACACTTCACAGACGATGGAGTCTATATTAGAAGCATGGCAACTAGGGGTAGTTTAGGTGGGCTTTCGCGGGCTACCAAAGACGCTCTTCGAATTTGTGATGCCTATGGATTTGACGTTGTAATTGTCGAGACAGTTGGTGTAGGTCAGTCAGAACTTGATATAATGAAGGTTGTTGATACAACTGCACTTGTCTTAACACCGAATAGTGGTGACGTCCTGCAAATTTTCAAGGCAGGCATTATGGAAATTGCTGATTTATTTGTTATTAATAAAGGGGATCTACCTGGCTACGGAAAACTGAAAACGCTTTTGAAGGAACTTGTCATGATGACAGCTACACATAATCATGAGAAATCTATTGTCAAAACCGTCAGTACAGAGAACAAAGGCATTGATAAGCTTTGGAAAAAGATAAACGAACATCACGACTTTCTATATTCGACAAACGAAGGAGAAAGGCGCAGAACGGATCAACAAAGATTAGAAGTATATGAATTGGTTCGGGAGGAAATATGGCGTGATGTAAAAGATTTCATCGACACAAACGCTGACTTTTCACCAATTGATGCAACAAGTGATCCTTACCAACAAGCAATTGATTGGTATCAAAAATGGAAAAAGGGAGGGGTACACTAA
- a CDS encoding TetR/AcrR family transcriptional regulator: MTQKQILSSVKDQNLIEKRRNQMIKGAMTLFKEKGFHRTTTREIAKESGFSIGTLYEYIRTKEDVLFLVCDTIYLQVRERLEAAIDLQDPSVENFINVVKSYFQLMDEMQEEVVIMYQEVKSLEKDTKDYVLQKERDMVGMLERVILTCLPQSVPKQDAKLLANNIFIQGQMWGFRRWMLQKQFTLDEYIDRQIHYLLQGLDITNKQPMK; the protein is encoded by the coding sequence ATGACCCAAAAACAAATCCTTTCTTCTGTGAAAGATCAAAACCTAATTGAAAAAAGGCGAAACCAAATGATTAAAGGCGCGATGACGCTTTTCAAAGAAAAAGGATTTCACCGGACAACAACAAGAGAAATCGCGAAGGAATCTGGTTTTAGCATTGGTACACTTTATGAATATATTCGGACAAAGGAAGATGTACTATTTCTTGTCTGTGATACGATTTATCTTCAAGTAAGAGAACGACTTGAAGCAGCAATTGATTTGCAAGATCCATCAGTCGAAAATTTTATCAATGTGGTCAAATCCTATTTCCAGTTGATGGACGAAATGCAGGAAGAAGTTGTTATCATGTATCAAGAGGTTAAATCACTGGAAAAAGATACAAAAGACTACGTGCTGCAAAAAGAGCGCGATATGGTTGGAATGCTTGAGCGTGTCATTCTCACATGCTTACCACAATCTGTTCCGAAACAGGATGCAAAGCTTTTAGCAAATAACATATTTATACAAGGTCAAATGTGGGGATTCAGAAGATGGATGCTACAAAAACAATTTACATTAGATGAGTATATAGATCGTCAAATTCACTACCTTTTACAAGGCTTAGACATAACAAATAAACAGCCTATGAAATAA